From the Lysobacter sp. FW306-1B-D06B genome, one window contains:
- a CDS encoding S46 family peptidase, with protein MWMPSQLPDIARQLKAAGFRGKAQDLAELAKPPMNAVVKVGGASGAFVSKDGLVLTNHHVAFGVIQYNAKPGRDLIQDGYIAADRAGELPANPDYRVLVTTGFDRITDRILADARGKQGRAYYDAVDTATKAAIADCEREPGYRCSVANMYYGTDFYLVRQLELRDVRLVYAPPNDIGNFGGEVDNFVWPRHAGDFTLLRAYVGKDGKPADYSPDNVPYVPPAHLQVSTRNVKEGDFAMLAGYPGVTFRHRMASEFANQIDWQLPSRVAVYQKMIDVVEGTAAKDEAARVAYASQVRSFKNTLKRAQGELDGLRRSDAARVRREDEAAMFAWLDKQPDAAATRADIAAAQAVLDKGVAMREREQLLGLVQSQTQLLRAALTVQRLANERAKPDAQREAGYQQRDEVLITGQLKQAQRRYAPQVEKALLTELLTQYQALPAAQHVPEFDAVFGTTPAQLKQKLDAMYAGTQLGDEDKRLTAMQADSATLAASNDTLLKAAATLMPAILRLDDAGKTSAGELLRLRPAYMRALIAYRNSQGRAVYPDANSTLRVSYGRISAMEPRDGVHYRPLTTVQGIVEKHTGEEPFNAPRPLLDAIAKGDFGSTAEPSLKTQTVDFLTNLDTTGGNSGSPVLDAQGKLIGLNFDSNWEAVSASWMFDPRFKRAIHVDMRYLRWLLAKVYPAPHLLKEMNLPAE; from the coding sequence ATGTGGATGCCCTCACAGCTGCCCGACATCGCCAGGCAGCTCAAGGCCGCCGGCTTCCGCGGCAAGGCCCAGGACCTGGCCGAACTGGCGAAGCCGCCGATGAATGCGGTGGTCAAGGTCGGCGGCGCCAGCGGCGCGTTCGTGTCGAAGGACGGCCTGGTGCTGACCAACCACCACGTCGCCTTCGGCGTGATCCAGTACAACGCCAAGCCCGGACGCGACCTGATCCAGGACGGCTACATCGCCGCCGACCGCGCCGGCGAGCTGCCGGCCAACCCCGACTACCGCGTCCTGGTGACCACCGGCTTCGACCGCATCACCGACCGCATCCTCGCCGATGCACGCGGCAAGCAGGGTCGCGCCTATTACGACGCCGTCGACACCGCGACCAAGGCCGCCATCGCCGATTGCGAGCGCGAGCCCGGCTACCGATGCAGCGTCGCCAACATGTACTACGGCACGGATTTCTACCTCGTGCGCCAGCTCGAGCTGCGCGATGTCCGCCTGGTCTACGCGCCGCCCAACGACATCGGCAACTTCGGCGGCGAAGTCGACAACTTCGTCTGGCCGCGCCACGCCGGCGATTTCACCCTGCTGCGCGCCTACGTCGGCAAGGACGGCAAGCCCGCCGACTACTCGCCCGACAACGTGCCTTACGTGCCGCCGGCGCACCTGCAGGTGTCCACGCGCAACGTGAAGGAAGGCGATTTCGCCATGCTCGCCGGCTATCCCGGCGTGACGTTCCGTCATCGCATGGCCTCGGAGTTCGCCAATCAGATCGACTGGCAGCTGCCCTCGCGCGTGGCGGTGTACCAGAAGATGATCGACGTGGTCGAAGGCACGGCGGCGAAGGACGAAGCCGCGCGCGTGGCGTACGCCTCGCAAGTGCGCAGCTTCAAGAACACGCTCAAGCGCGCGCAGGGCGAGCTCGACGGCCTGCGTCGCAGCGACGCCGCGCGCGTGCGGCGCGAGGACGAGGCGGCGATGTTCGCCTGGCTCGACAAGCAACCCGATGCGGCCGCCACACGCGCCGACATCGCCGCCGCGCAGGCCGTGCTCGACAAGGGCGTGGCCATGCGCGAGCGTGAACAGCTGCTGGGGCTGGTGCAGTCGCAGACGCAACTGCTGCGCGCCGCGCTCACCGTGCAGCGCCTCGCCAACGAGCGCGCCAAGCCCGACGCGCAGCGCGAAGCGGGCTACCAGCAGCGCGATGAAGTGCTGATCACCGGCCAGCTCAAGCAGGCCCAGCGCCGCTACGCCCCGCAGGTCGAAAAAGCGCTGCTGACCGAGCTGCTCACGCAGTACCAGGCATTGCCGGCCGCGCAGCATGTGCCGGAGTTCGACGCCGTCTTCGGCACCACGCCCGCGCAGCTGAAGCAGAAGCTCGACGCGATGTACGCCGGCACGCAGCTGGGCGACGAAGACAAGCGCCTGACGGCGATGCAGGCCGATTCGGCGACGCTCGCCGCATCCAACGACACGCTGCTCAAGGCCGCCGCCACGCTGATGCCGGCGATCCTGCGCCTGGACGACGCGGGCAAGACCAGTGCCGGCGAGCTGCTGCGCCTGCGTCCTGCGTACATGCGCGCGCTGATCGCCTACCGCAACTCGCAAGGGCGCGCGGTGTATCCGGATGCCAACTCCACGTTGCGCGTCAGCTACGGCCGGATCAGCGCGATGGAGCCGCGCGACGGCGTGCACTACCGCCCGCTGACGACGGTGCAGGGCATCGTCGAGAAGCACACCGGCGAAGAGCCGTTCAACGCACCCAGGCCGCTGCTCGATGCGATCGCCAAGGGCGATTTCGGCAGCACCGCCGAGCCCAGCCTGAAGACGCAGACGGTCGATTTCCTCACCAATCTCGACACGACGGGCGGCAATTCCGGCTCACCTGTACTGGATGCGCAAGGCAAGCTCATCGGCCTGAATTTCGACAGCAACTGGGAAGCCGTGAGCGCCAGCTGGATGTTCGATCCGCGCTTCAAGCGTGCGATCCACGTCGACATGCGCTACCTGCGCTGGTTGCTGGCGAAGGTGTATCCGGCGCCGCATCTGCTGAAGGAAATGAACCTGCCGGCGGAATGA
- a CDS encoding S46 family peptidase, which translates to MRHTGLAAAVFVALVATAGTAAAGEGMWVPQQLPEIAGPLKKAGLKLNPSQLANLTGDPMAAVVSLGGCTASFVSPQGLVVTNHHCAYGAIQLNSTPEKNLMQDGFNAATLAQEVSAGPNARIYALDTIQDVTKQVHAAIDAAPDALGRTQALEKIEKQLVASCEREAGYRCRLYSFSGGNSYRLFRNLEIKDVRLVYAPPGSIGNYGGEVDNWMWPRHTGDFAFYRAYVGKDGKPAAFSPDNVPYVPKHHLKLADKPLGERDFVMVAGYPGRTARYALAEEFDETANWTYPTIGEHYKKLVALVQAEGAKNPDIAVKYASTVRGWQNVMKNYDGQLEGFKRIGAAQTKHSEEAAVLEWLRGQGAKGEAALAAHTMLVSLDEAARTHRERDLVFGQLRSTGTLGAATQLYRLSLERAKPDSEREQGYQERDLPTIEGAMRQMERRYVPAMDRELQAYWLREYVKLPDAQRVPALDKWLGGNDAKAINAALDKLSKTKLGSTDQRIALMKADRATLEKSKDPAVQFAVAIMPTVLQLEQEGKARAGDALVARPRYLQAVADYKKSKGQFVYPDANSSLRITFGNVMGYTKTDGSKQVPFTRLEEVAAKATGKDPFNAPQVLLDAIAAKNYGGLADKKLKTVPVNFLSDLDITGGNSGSPVLDAQGKLVGLAFDGNWESVSSNWVFDPAMTRMIAVDQRYMRWIMQEVYPAPQLLAEMGVAPKK; encoded by the coding sequence ATGCGTCATACGGGGTTGGCCGCGGCCGTGTTCGTTGCATTGGTCGCCACTGCGGGTACCGCCGCGGCGGGCGAGGGCATGTGGGTGCCGCAGCAGTTGCCGGAGATCGCCGGACCGTTGAAGAAGGCCGGCCTCAAGCTCAATCCTTCGCAGCTGGCCAACCTCACCGGCGATCCGATGGCGGCCGTCGTTTCGCTTGGCGGCTGCACCGCAAGCTTCGTCTCGCCGCAGGGCCTGGTCGTCACCAACCACCATTGCGCGTACGGCGCGATCCAGCTCAATTCGACGCCCGAAAAAAACCTGATGCAGGACGGCTTCAACGCCGCCACGCTCGCGCAGGAAGTGTCCGCCGGACCCAACGCACGCATCTACGCACTGGACACCATTCAGGACGTCACCAAGCAGGTGCACGCCGCCATCGATGCCGCCCCCGACGCGCTGGGTCGCACGCAGGCACTGGAGAAGATCGAGAAGCAACTGGTCGCCTCGTGCGAGCGCGAAGCCGGTTATCGCTGCCGCCTGTACAGCTTCTCCGGCGGCAACAGCTACCGCCTGTTCCGCAACCTCGAAATCAAGGACGTGCGCCTGGTCTACGCGCCGCCCGGCAGCATCGGCAACTACGGCGGCGAAGTGGACAACTGGATGTGGCCGCGCCACACCGGTGACTTTGCGTTCTATCGCGCTTACGTCGGCAAGGACGGCAAGCCGGCGGCGTTCTCGCCCGACAACGTGCCCTACGTGCCCAAGCACCACCTCAAGCTGGCCGACAAGCCGCTGGGCGAGCGCGACTTCGTCATGGTCGCCGGCTACCCGGGCCGCACCGCGCGTTACGCGCTGGCCGAGGAGTTCGACGAAACCGCGAACTGGACGTACCCGACCATCGGCGAGCACTACAAGAAGCTCGTCGCCCTGGTGCAGGCCGAAGGCGCGAAGAATCCCGACATCGCGGTGAAGTACGCCAGCACCGTGCGCGGCTGGCAGAACGTGATGAAGAATTACGACGGCCAGCTCGAAGGCTTCAAGCGCATCGGCGCGGCGCAGACCAAGCATTCGGAAGAAGCCGCCGTGCTGGAGTGGCTGCGCGGTCAGGGCGCGAAAGGCGAGGCGGCATTGGCGGCGCACACCATGCTGGTGTCGCTGGACGAGGCGGCGCGCACGCACCGCGAGCGCGACCTGGTGTTCGGCCAATTGCGCAGCACCGGCACGCTGGGCGCTGCGACGCAGCTGTACCGTCTCTCGCTGGAGCGCGCCAAGCCCGACAGTGAGCGCGAACAGGGTTACCAGGAGCGCGACCTGCCGACCATCGAAGGCGCGATGCGCCAGATGGAACGGCGTTACGTGCCCGCGATGGACCGCGAACTCCAGGCCTACTGGCTGCGCGAATACGTGAAGCTCCCCGACGCGCAGCGCGTGCCGGCGCTGGACAAGTGGCTGGGCGGAAACGACGCGAAGGCGATCAACGCCGCGCTCGACAAGCTGTCGAAGACGAAGCTGGGCAGCACCGACCAGCGCATCGCGCTGATGAAGGCCGACCGCGCCACGCTGGAAAAGAGCAAGGATCCGGCCGTGCAGTTCGCGGTGGCGATCATGCCGACCGTGTTGCAGCTGGAGCAGGAAGGCAAGGCGCGCGCCGGCGACGCGCTCGTGGCGCGCCCGCGCTATCTGCAGGCCGTGGCCGATTACAAGAAGAGCAAGGGGCAGTTCGTCTATCCCGATGCCAATTCGTCGCTGCGCATCACCTTCGGCAACGTGATGGGCTACACCAAGACCGACGGCAGCAAGCAGGTGCCGTTCACGCGCCTGGAGGAAGTCGCGGCGAAGGCCACCGGCAAGGATCCGTTCAACGCGCCGCAAGTGCTGCTCGACGCCATCGCCGCGAAGAACTACGGCGGACTGGCTGACAAGAAGCTCAAGACGGTGCCGGTGAACTTCCTGTCCGACCTCGACATCACGGGCGGCAATTCCGGCTCGCCCGTGCTCGATGCGCAGGGCAAGCTGGTGGGCCTGGCGTTCGACGGAAACTGGGAGTCGGTGAGCAGCAACTGGGTGTTCGATCCGGCGATGACGCGCATGATCGCGGTCGACCAACGCTACATGCGCTGGATCATGCAGGAGGTGTATCCGGCGCCGCAGTTGCTGGCCGAGATGGGCGTGGCGCCGAAGAAGTAG
- a CDS encoding DUF3224 domain-containing protein gives MAQVKGEFDVKRTPESGFDLGGGTVAGHFRFDKQFHGALDATGVVHMLAVGTPVDGSAAYVAIERISGTLDGLTGSFLTQHNGTLDRGEPSLSVTVVPDSGTDELTGLRGRIVIDIVEGKHYYTFDYEISEG, from the coding sequence ATGGCACAGGTCAAAGGCGAGTTCGACGTCAAGCGCACGCCGGAAAGCGGGTTCGACCTCGGCGGCGGCACCGTCGCGGGGCACTTCCGCTTCGACAAGCAGTTCCACGGCGCGCTCGACGCCACGGGCGTGGTGCACATGCTCGCGGTGGGCACGCCAGTCGACGGCTCGGCGGCCTATGTCGCGATCGAGCGCATCAGCGGCACGCTCGATGGCCTCACCGGTTCGTTCCTCACCCAGCACAACGGGACGCTCGACCGGGGCGAACCGAGTCTGTCGGTGACGGTGGTGCCCGACTCGGGCACGGACGAACTCACCGGGCTGCGCGGCCGCATCGTCATCGACATCGTCGAGGGCAAGCACTACTACACCTTCGACTACGAAATCAGCGAGGGCTAG
- a CDS encoding histidine phosphatase family protein, which translates to MRILLARHGETPWNAEGRYQGQEDIPLSEVGIGQARALGERLREVPITRAVASPLGRARQTAEFALGDRDLPLTLDPGLMEIAHGTWEGLLASEIRERDGERLQAWRDAPHEVLMPEGESLQHVFDRAWPAFARATEGLGDNDTLLVVAHDAVNRVLLCHVLGIPLARLWTFRQAPTTINLLEGPDVDHLDVVRLNDCSHHTPFFGEAVHRAL; encoded by the coding sequence ATGCGCATTCTGCTCGCACGTCATGGCGAAACGCCCTGGAACGCCGAAGGCCGTTACCAGGGCCAGGAAGACATCCCGCTGTCCGAAGTCGGCATCGGCCAGGCCCGTGCGCTGGGCGAGCGCCTGCGCGAAGTGCCGATCACGCGCGCCGTCGCCTCGCCGCTGGGGCGCGCGCGCCAGACCGCCGAGTTCGCCCTCGGCGATCGCGATCTGCCGCTCACCCTGGACCCGGGCCTGATGGAGATCGCCCACGGCACGTGGGAAGGGCTGCTCGCCAGCGAGATCCGCGAACGCGATGGCGAGCGCCTGCAAGCCTGGCGCGACGCACCGCACGAAGTGCTGATGCCGGAAGGCGAATCGCTGCAGCACGTGTTCGATCGCGCGTGGCCGGCCTTCGCACGTGCCACGGAAGGGCTCGGCGACAACGACACGCTGCTGGTCGTCGCGCACGACGCCGTGAACCGCGTGCTGCTGTGCCACGTGCTGGGCATTCCGCTCGCGCGACTGTGGACCTTCCGCCAGGCGCCGACGACGATCAACCTGCTCGAAGGGCCGGACGTCGATCATCTCGATGTCGTGCGCCTCAACGATTGCAGCCACCACACGCCGTTCTTCGGCGAAGCCGTGCACCGCGCGCTGTAA
- a CDS encoding amidohydrolase family protein, with protein sequence MASLKMLLLAGVLCVTGCGDKPSESSRGDVATSAKTAPADAAASARPAASQTSVLFRNVRIFNGIDPSLQSARNVLVRGNRIVEIGDVDMPAEAGMTIIDGGGRTLMPGLIDMHWHTMAVRPTIAVAMTSTAGYLNLLAGAEASDTLQRGFTTVRDVGGNSFGLKRAIDEGWQAGPRIYPSGAIISVTGGHGDFRSPIELPRTLGASESRTEVLGDTAIADSPDEVRIRVREQLMHGASQIKLTAGGGVSSPHSPLDVVTFSPEELRAAVVAAGNWGTYVTAHAYMPDAIRQSVEAGVQCIEHANLMDETTAQLMANKGTWLSIQPLPEELIRAFPPDSEEYAKGREVLAGTDNAYRLAKKYKLKTAFGTDVLFSAALARRQGELLASLTKWYTPAEALTMATSTNAQLLALSGKRNPYPGRLGVIEVGAIADMILVEGDPLSDISLITRPQQNFRVIVKDGRIFKNTIR encoded by the coding sequence ATGGCCTCGCTCAAGATGCTCCTGCTCGCGGGAGTGCTGTGCGTGACAGGCTGCGGCGACAAGCCGTCGGAGTCTTCGCGGGGCGACGTCGCCACGAGCGCGAAGACGGCACCGGCTGACGCCGCGGCGTCGGCACGACCGGCGGCTTCGCAAACCAGTGTGCTGTTCCGCAACGTCCGCATCTTCAACGGCATCGATCCGTCGCTGCAGTCCGCACGCAACGTGCTGGTGCGCGGCAATCGCATCGTCGAGATCGGCGACGTCGACATGCCCGCCGAGGCGGGAATGACGATCATCGACGGCGGCGGACGCACGCTGATGCCCGGATTGATCGACATGCACTGGCACACCATGGCCGTGCGCCCGACCATCGCCGTGGCGATGACGTCGACGGCGGGCTACCTCAACCTCCTCGCGGGCGCGGAAGCGTCGGACACGCTGCAGCGCGGGTTCACCACGGTGCGCGACGTGGGCGGCAATTCGTTCGGTCTCAAGCGCGCCATCGACGAAGGCTGGCAGGCCGGGCCGCGCATTTATCCTTCGGGCGCGATCATCAGCGTCACCGGCGGCCATGGCGACTTCCGCAGCCCGATCGAGTTGCCGCGCACGCTCGGCGCCTCCGAATCGCGTACCGAAGTCCTGGGCGATACCGCCATCGCCGACAGCCCCGACGAGGTTCGCATTCGCGTGCGCGAGCAGCTGATGCACGGAGCGTCGCAGATCAAGCTGACCGCCGGCGGCGGTGTTTCCTCGCCGCACAGTCCGCTCGATGTCGTCACCTTCAGCCCGGAGGAGCTGCGCGCGGCCGTCGTCGCAGCCGGCAACTGGGGCACGTACGTGACGGCGCATGCCTACATGCCCGATGCCATCCGGCAGTCGGTCGAAGCCGGCGTCCAGTGCATCGAACACGCCAACCTGATGGACGAAACCACGGCGCAGCTGATGGCGAACAAGGGCACGTGGTTGAGCATCCAGCCGCTGCCGGAAGAGCTGATCCGCGCTTTCCCGCCGGATTCGGAGGAATACGCGAAGGGACGCGAGGTGCTGGCCGGCACCGACAATGCGTACCGGCTGGCGAAGAAGTACAAGCTCAAGACCGCCTTCGGTACGGACGTGCTGTTCTCCGCTGCGCTCGCGCGTCGGCAGGGTGAATTGCTGGCCAGCCTCACCAAGTGGTACACGCCCGCCGAGGCGCTGACCATGGCCACCAGCACCAACGCCCAGCTTCTGGCCTTGTCGGGCAAGCGCAATCCGTATCCCGGCAGGCTGGGCGTGATCGAAGTGGGGGCGATCGCCGACATGATCCTGGTGGAAGGCGATCCGTTGTCGGACATCTCGCTCATCACGCGTCCGCAGCAGAACTTCCGCGTCATCGTGAAGGACGGGCGGATCTTCAAGAACACGATCCGTTAG
- the folC gene encoding bifunctional tetrahydrofolate synthase/dihydrofolate synthase, whose product MNRTLPDWLQYIERIHPKTIDMGLERIREVAHRLGVGRPAKAVITVGGTNGKGSTVAFIEAIARAAGWKVGAYTSPHLLAYNERVRIDGADVGDAALVTAFEAIEDARGQTPLTYFEYGTLAALWLFERAGLDLAVLEVGLGGRLDATNLVDPDVAVITTVDLDHQDYLGDDREAIGAEKVGIARAWKPLVLGDDDPPSSVLGHAYRIGAPTWRISNDFFFEPLGPELDADGRPQPVRWRWREVGRRMDLPMPRLAAPVQLRNAAVAIAALRALPRPPQPLPRAAISAGIENAHVGGRLQRFERDGVEILVDVGHNPQAARALADWLRAEPAPGRLIAVYAALVDKDVEGVVAALASGVDAWHLAGLTEAGPRGADVDALAARLRGTPAGEGARHATVAQALAAARAAAAPGDRVLVFGSFHTVAAALESLARD is encoded by the coding sequence ATGAACCGCACGCTCCCCGACTGGCTCCAGTACATCGAACGCATCCACCCCAAGACCATCGACATGGGGCTGGAACGCATCCGCGAAGTCGCGCACCGGCTGGGCGTGGGCCGGCCCGCCAAGGCCGTCATCACGGTGGGGGGCACCAACGGCAAGGGCTCGACGGTCGCCTTCATCGAGGCCATCGCGCGCGCCGCGGGCTGGAAGGTCGGTGCGTATACCTCGCCGCACTTGCTGGCCTACAACGAGCGCGTGCGCATCGACGGCGCGGACGTCGGCGACGCCGCGCTGGTCACGGCCTTCGAGGCCATTGAAGACGCACGCGGCCAGACGCCCCTGACGTATTTCGAGTACGGCACGCTCGCGGCGCTGTGGTTGTTCGAGCGCGCGGGCCTGGACCTGGCCGTCCTGGAAGTCGGGCTCGGCGGGCGACTCGACGCGACCAACCTCGTCGATCCCGACGTCGCCGTGATCACGACCGTGGACCTGGACCACCAGGACTATCTGGGCGACGACCGCGAAGCCATCGGCGCGGAAAAGGTCGGCATCGCGCGCGCCTGGAAACCGCTGGTGCTGGGCGACGACGATCCGCCGTCGAGCGTGCTCGGCCATGCGTATCGCATCGGTGCGCCGACCTGGCGCATCTCCAACGATTTCTTCTTCGAGCCGCTCGGGCCCGAGCTGGATGCCGACGGGCGCCCGCAACCGGTGCGCTGGCGTTGGCGCGAGGTCGGGCGTCGCATGGACTTGCCGATGCCGCGGCTCGCCGCGCCCGTGCAGTTGCGCAACGCCGCGGTCGCCATTGCCGCGCTGCGCGCGTTGCCCCGGCCGCCGCAGCCGCTGCCGCGTGCGGCGATCTCCGCAGGCATCGAGAACGCGCACGTCGGTGGCCGTCTGCAGCGGTTCGAGCGCGACGGCGTGGAGATCCTCGTCGATGTCGGCCACAACCCGCAGGCCGCGCGCGCGCTGGCCGATTGGCTGCGCGCGGAGCCGGCGCCCGGTCGCCTCATCGCGGTCTACGCGGCGCTGGTGGACAAGGACGTGGAGGGCGTCGTCGCGGCGCTGGCGTCCGGCGTGGACGCCTGGCACCTGGCCGGTTTGACCGAGGCCGGCCCGCGCGGCGCCGACGTCGACGCGCTCGCCGCACGCCTTCGCGGCACGCCGGCGGGCGAGGGCGCACGCCATGCGACGGTCGCGCAGGCCCTCGCTGCGGCCCGCGCGGCGGCGGCACCGGGTGATCGGGTGCTCGTGTTCGGTTCCTTCCACACCGTGGCGGCGGCGCTGGAATCGCTCGCCCGCGACTGA
- a CDS encoding SPOR domain-containing protein translates to MEPALKQRVIGAVVLIALAVIFLPMLIKGPAPESGASNVPLELPKAPQGDFETRELPLVSPGQAPEGGALGMNADANANDTLPTVDTTVAPQAAPVEGALPAATAGGNFAVSFGSYASAGDADRVIKALQGAQLAAYQEPVPSNGRTLHRVRIGPFATQAEAEAARLQSGRVRGDVGAKVVVLDAETAAPVAAVSQPAPAQAAAVSAPVPLAESQPAPVASKPLPAETKPAAPKPAPAPEKPVAKVEKPATPVSQPAARPSTPAAAGVGFAVQLGAFGSASEADKLRDRARGAGFSAFVEQVRTDKGVLNRVRVGPVSSRADADQLKAQVASRLGVSGIVRPHP, encoded by the coding sequence ATGGAACCTGCCCTGAAACAGCGCGTCATCGGTGCGGTCGTGTTGATCGCACTGGCGGTGATCTTCCTGCCGATGCTGATCAAGGGGCCGGCGCCCGAAAGCGGGGCGTCCAATGTCCCGCTCGAACTTCCCAAGGCGCCGCAGGGCGACTTCGAGACCCGCGAACTGCCCCTGGTGAGCCCGGGCCAGGCGCCGGAAGGCGGCGCACTGGGCATGAACGCCGACGCGAACGCCAACGACACGCTGCCCACGGTGGACACGACCGTCGCGCCGCAGGCTGCGCCGGTCGAAGGCGCGCTGCCGGCCGCCACCGCGGGCGGCAACTTCGCGGTGAGCTTCGGCAGCTACGCCAGCGCCGGCGACGCCGACCGCGTCATCAAGGCGCTGCAGGGCGCCCAGCTCGCGGCTTACCAGGAACCCGTGCCGAGCAATGGCCGCACGCTGCACCGCGTGCGCATCGGCCCGTTCGCCACGCAGGCCGAGGCCGAAGCCGCGCGCCTGCAGTCCGGTCGCGTGCGCGGCGACGTCGGCGCCAAGGTCGTGGTGCTGGACGCCGAAACCGCTGCGCCGGTCGCGGCCGTCTCGCAGCCGGCGCCGGCCCAGGCCGCCGCCGTGTCGGCGCCGGTCCCGCTGGCAGAATCTCAGCCCGCCCCGGTGGCCTCGAAGCCGCTGCCGGCCGAAACCAAGCCCGCCGCGCCGAAACCCGCTCCGGCACCCGAGAAGCCGGTCGCGAAGGTCGAGAAGCCCGCGACCCCCGTATCGCAGCCCGCCGCGCGTCCGAGCACGCCGGCCGCCGCCGGTGTGGGGTTCGCGGTCCAACTGGGTGCCTTCGGAAGCGCCTCGGAGGCCGACAAGCTGCGCGACCGCGCACGCGGCGCCGGCTTCAGCGCCTTCGTAGAACAGGTCCGCACCGACAAGGGCGTCCTGAACCGCGTCCGCGTCGGCCCCGTCTCCAGCCGCGCCGATGCCGACCAGCTCAAGGCCCAGGTGGCGTCCCGGCTGGGTGTGAGCGGCATTGTCCGCCCGCATCCCTGA
- a CDS encoding CvpA family protein: MGAIDWVLLVVVAMSAVFGLMRGFVGVLASLIAWVLAGWAAFRFGADVGLMLSGDGDVGAGELFGGYALCFIGVLVVVGLVGWLVRKLVQSVGLSGLDRALGLALGIARGAFVACALVLLLGLTALPREPEWQRSQVVPVFVFGAQWMRAWLPEWAAEHVDLDGRGTPGHEESSPAATPDTGPALPAPVSEA, encoded by the coding sequence ATGGGCGCGATCGACTGGGTGCTGCTGGTGGTGGTCGCGATGTCGGCGGTGTTCGGGCTGATGCGCGGCTTCGTCGGCGTGCTCGCCTCGCTCATCGCCTGGGTCCTGGCCGGCTGGGCAGCGTTCCGCTTCGGTGCGGACGTCGGCCTGATGCTCTCCGGCGACGGTGACGTCGGCGCGGGCGAGCTGTTCGGCGGTTATGCGCTGTGCTTCATCGGCGTGCTGGTGGTGGTCGGCCTGGTCGGCTGGCTGGTGCGCAAGCTGGTGCAGTCGGTCGGCCTGTCGGGGCTGGACCGCGCGCTCGGTCTGGCACTGGGCATCGCACGCGGCGCGTTCGTCGCCTGCGCGCTGGTGCTGCTGCTGGGCCTGACGGCCCTGCCGCGCGAGCCGGAATGGCAGCGCTCGCAGGTGGTGCCGGTGTTCGTTTTCGGTGCGCAGTGGATGCGCGCATGGCTGCCGGAGTGGGCCGCGGAGCATGTCGACCTCGACGGTCGCGGCACGCCGGGCCACGAGGAATCATCCCCGGCGGCGACGCCGGACACCGGACCGGCCCTGCCGGCGCCGGTCAGCGAGGCCTGA